The Petropleomorpha daqingensis genome includes a window with the following:
- the rplQ gene encoding 50S ribosomal protein L17, translating into MPTPTKGPRLGGSPSHERLMLANLATSLFEHGRITTTEAKAKRLRPFAEKLVTFAKRGDLHARRQVMTVIRDKDVVHTLFAEIGPRYENRAGGYTRITKVGNRKGDNAPMAVIELVEALTVGQQAVGEAERARGTRFAPRKGAASAAGEVTADAVETAEAEDTTAEDTTAEESAEEVVDDVFLPDDERQDDGDVTPEPERENAAVVDSDNVSPEVAAAAAAEVEAAELGDAATAGADAPGGESAPDPK; encoded by the coding sequence ATGCCCACCCCCACCAAGGGCCCCCGTCTCGGCGGGTCTCCCTCGCACGAGCGGCTGATGCTGGCCAACTTGGCCACGTCGCTGTTCGAGCACGGGCGGATCACCACCACCGAGGCGAAGGCGAAGCGGCTGCGTCCGTTCGCCGAGAAGCTGGTCACCTTCGCCAAGCGCGGTGACCTGCACGCCCGGCGTCAGGTGATGACCGTCATCCGCGACAAGGACGTCGTGCACACCCTGTTCGCCGAGATCGGCCCGCGCTACGAGAACCGCGCCGGCGGCTACACGCGCATCACCAAGGTGGGCAACCGCAAGGGCGACAACGCCCCCATGGCGGTCATCGAGCTGGTCGAGGCGCTGACCGTGGGCCAGCAGGCCGTCGGTGAGGCCGAGCGCGCCCGCGGCACCCGGTTCGCCCCGCGCAAGGGTGCGGCGTCGGCCGCCGGTGAGGTCACCGCGGACGCCGTGGAGACCGCCGAGGCCGAGGACACCACGGCCGAGGACACCACGGCCGAGGAGAGCGCGGAGGAGGTCGTCGACGACGTCTTCCTGCCCGACGACGAGCGCCAGGACGACGGTGACGTGACGCCGGAGCCCGAGCGCGAGAACGCTGCGGTCGTCGACAGCGACAACGTCTCGCCCGAGGTCGCCGCTGCCGCCGCCGCCGAGGTGGAGGCCGCCGAGCTCGGCGACGCGGCCACCGCGGGCGCGGACGCCCCGGGGGGCGAGTCCGCCCCCGACCCCAAGTGA
- a CDS encoding GNAT family N-acetyltransferase has translation MLIRPEQPADHDRVADIHRRAFGRHGEDVVAPLLVDLRRSLATEQGLSLVACEDDEVVGHVLFTRSLLDAPPRLVEVQVLSPIAVHPDHQRRGVGAALIEHGVAELDDLGVPAVFLEGDPAYYRRRGFVAAGELGFRRPSLRIPDVAFQVRLLRAHEPWMTGTLVYRQTFWDHDAVGLRDS, from the coding sequence GTGCTGATCCGACCCGAGCAGCCGGCCGACCACGACCGGGTGGCCGACATCCACCGACGCGCCTTCGGCCGGCACGGCGAGGACGTGGTCGCTCCGCTGCTGGTCGACCTGCGCCGCAGCCTGGCCACCGAGCAGGGGCTCTCGCTGGTCGCCTGCGAGGACGACGAGGTCGTCGGGCACGTGCTGTTCACCCGCAGCCTGCTGGACGCACCGCCGCGGCTGGTCGAGGTCCAGGTGCTCAGCCCCATCGCCGTCCACCCCGATCACCAGCGTCGAGGCGTGGGCGCCGCGCTGATCGAGCACGGCGTCGCCGAGCTCGACGACCTCGGCGTGCCCGCGGTCTTCCTGGAGGGGGACCCGGCCTACTACCGGCGGCGCGGGTTCGTCGCCGCCGGCGAGCTCGGCTTCCGCAGGCCGTCGCTGCGGATCCCCGACGTCGCGTTCCAGGTGCGCCTGCTGCGCGCTCACGAGCCTTGGATGACGGGCACGCTCGTGTACCGGCAGACCTTCTGGGACCACGACGCCGTCGGGCTGCGCGACTCCTAG
- the rpsD gene encoding 30S ribosomal protein S4, which yields MARYAGADCRLCRREKMKLFLKGSKCESPKCPIEIRPYPPGEHGRGRSKDSEYLLQLREKQKARRIYGVLEKQFRGYYEEANRKTGKTGEVLLQILESRLDNVVYRAGFAESRDMARQLVRHGHIRVNGRKVDIPSYRVSENDIIEVAEKSKAMVPFQIAQARAGERPVPAWLEVISSQLRVLVHSIPARQVIDTPVQEQLIVELYSK from the coding sequence GTGGCCCGTTACGCCGGAGCCGACTGCCGCCTGTGCAGGCGCGAGAAGATGAAGCTGTTCCTCAAGGGCAGCAAGTGCGAGTCCCCGAAGTGCCCGATCGAGATCCGGCCCTACCCGCCGGGCGAGCACGGCCGGGGTCGCAGCAAGGACAGCGAGTACCTGCTGCAGCTGCGCGAGAAGCAGAAGGCCCGCCGCATCTACGGCGTGCTGGAGAAGCAGTTCCGCGGCTACTACGAAGAGGCCAACCGCAAGACCGGCAAGACCGGTGAGGTCCTGCTCCAGATCCTGGAGTCGCGGCTGGACAACGTCGTGTACCGGGCCGGCTTCGCCGAGTCCCGCGACATGGCCCGCCAGCTGGTCCGCCACGGGCACATCCGGGTCAACGGCCGCAAGGTCGACATCCCGTCGTACCGCGTGAGCGAGAACGACATCATCGAGGTCGCCGAGAAGTCGAAGGCGATGGTGCCCTTCCAGATCGCCCAGGCCCGCGCCGGCGAGCGTCCGGTGCCGGCGTGGCTGGAGGTCATCAGCAGCCAGCTGCGCGTCTTGGTCCACAGCATCCCGGCCCGGCAGGTCATCGACACCCCGGTCCAGGAGCAGCTGATCGTCGAGCTCTACTCCAAGTAA
- a CDS encoding SDR family oxidoreductase encodes MRVVVAGAHGQVARRLGRLLSGRGDTVVGIVRNPDHRADLEDDGVQPAVLDLEHASVDEVAEVVNGADAVVFAAGAGPGSGEARKHTVDHGAAVLLADAAEKAGVRPYLLVSSMGVEQARHGTPHGMDPVFAVYLQAKLRAEDQILPRPALDTTIVRPGRLTDEAGTGRVTLAHGVDYGEIPRDDVAAVLAEILRAGASNDVVELVGGDTPIAEAVAALP; translated from the coding sequence ATGCGCGTCGTCGTCGCCGGGGCTCACGGGCAGGTCGCCCGCCGCCTCGGCCGCCTCCTGTCCGGCCGCGGCGACACCGTCGTCGGCATCGTCCGCAACCCCGACCACCGGGCCGACCTCGAGGACGACGGCGTGCAGCCGGCCGTGCTCGACCTCGAGCACGCCTCGGTCGACGAGGTCGCCGAGGTGGTGAACGGAGCCGACGCGGTGGTCTTCGCCGCCGGCGCCGGCCCCGGCAGCGGCGAGGCACGCAAGCACACCGTCGACCACGGTGCCGCGGTGCTGCTCGCCGACGCGGCGGAGAAGGCCGGGGTGCGGCCGTACCTGCTCGTCTCGTCGATGGGCGTGGAGCAGGCCCGCCACGGGACGCCGCACGGCATGGACCCGGTGTTCGCCGTCTACCTGCAGGCCAAGCTGCGCGCGGAGGACCAGATCCTCCCCCGGCCGGCCCTCGACACCACGATCGTGCGGCCCGGCCGGCTGACCGACGAGGCGGGCACGGGGCGGGTCACCCTGGCGCACGGCGTGGACTACGGCGAGATCCCCCGGGACGACGTCGCGGCCGTGCTCGCCGAGATCCTGCGCGCCGGCGCGAGCAACGACGTCGTCGAACTGGTCGGCGGCGACACCCCCATCGCGGAGGCCGTCGCCGCGCTGCCCTAG
- the truA gene encoding tRNA pseudouridine(38-40) synthase TruA has protein sequence MTQHDLDEPVPDPGGGLVRVRLDVQYDGTALSGWAKQPGRRTVQAELEAALATVLRVPVALTVAGRTDAGVHATGQVASLDLPRAVWEQHREKLVRRLRGVLAADIAVPSVTEAHPDFDARFGALARHYVYRLTDAPGGPSPLRRADTVAWPRSLDAGAMTAAAATLLGRHDFAAYCRRREGATTIRTLLALDVARDGDLVTIAASADAFCHSMVRSLVGALLAVGEGRRPAAWPAELLSRTERADDVTVAPAAGLTLVRVDYPPADMLAARAEVTRARRS, from the coding sequence TTGACGCAGCACGACCTCGACGAGCCCGTCCCCGACCCCGGGGGCGGGCTCGTTCGCGTCCGCCTGGACGTGCAGTACGACGGGACGGCGCTGTCCGGCTGGGCCAAGCAGCCCGGACGCCGCACCGTGCAGGCCGAGCTCGAGGCCGCGCTGGCCACCGTCCTGCGCGTGCCGGTCGCGCTGACCGTCGCCGGGCGGACCGACGCCGGCGTGCACGCCACGGGCCAGGTCGCCTCGCTGGACCTTCCCCGGGCCGTCTGGGAGCAGCACCGCGAGAAACTGGTGCGCCGGCTGCGCGGCGTCCTCGCCGCCGACATCGCCGTCCCCTCGGTCACCGAGGCGCACCCCGACTTCGACGCCCGCTTCGGGGCGCTCGCGCGGCACTACGTCTACCGGCTCACCGACGCCCCCGGCGGCCCGTCACCGCTGCGCCGGGCCGACACCGTCGCCTGGCCCCGCTCCCTCGACGCCGGGGCGATGACGGCGGCCGCCGCGACCCTGCTCGGCCGCCACGACTTCGCGGCCTACTGCCGCCGCCGCGAGGGCGCGACCACCATCCGCACGCTGCTGGCCCTCGACGTGGCCCGCGACGGCGACCTGGTCACGATCGCAGCCTCGGCCGACGCCTTCTGCCACTCGATGGTGCGCAGCCTCGTCGGCGCCCTGCTGGCGGTGGGCGAGGGGCGCCGTCCGGCCGCGTGGCCGGCGGAGCTGCTGAGCCGGACCGAGCGGGCCGACGACGTGACCGTCGCCCCCGCCGCCGGGCTCACGCTGGTCCGCGTCGACTACCCGCCGGCCGACATGCTCGCGGCCCGCGCCGAGGTGACCCGCGCCCGGCGCAGCTGA
- the rpsK gene encoding 30S ribosomal protein S11 has translation MPPRARAAAGAKKVRRKEKKNVAHGAAHIKSTFNNTIVSITDPNGNVISWASAGHVGFKGSRKSTPFAAQMAAENAARKAQEHGMRKVDVFVKGPGSGRETAIRSLQATGLEVGQIQDVTPQPHNGCRPKKRRRV, from the coding sequence ATGCCTCCCAGGGCTCGCGCTGCGGCCGGCGCCAAGAAGGTCCGCCGCAAGGAGAAGAAGAACGTCGCCCACGGCGCTGCGCACATCAAGAGCACGTTCAACAACACGATCGTGTCGATCACCGACCCGAACGGGAACGTGATCAGCTGGGCCTCCGCCGGCCACGTCGGGTTCAAGGGCTCGCGCAAGTCGACGCCGTTCGCCGCGCAGATGGCCGCCGAGAACGCGGCCCGCAAGGCGCAGGAGCACGGCATGCGCAAGGTCGACGTCTTCGTGAAGGGCCCGGGTTCGGGCCGGGAGACCGCGATCCGCTCGCTCCAGGCCACCGGCCTCGAGGTGGGGCAGATCCAGGACGTCACCCCGCAGCCGCACAACGGCTGCCGCCCGAAGAAGCGTCGCCGGGTCTGA
- a CDS encoding DNA-directed RNA polymerase subunit alpha yields MLIAQRPTLTEETLTEQRSRFVIEPLEPGFGYTLGNSLRRTLLSSIPGAAVTSIRIEGTLHEFTTVPGVKEDVTEIILNLKGLVVSSDSDEPVTMYLRKQGPGEVTAADIAPPAGVEVHNPELHIATLNGKGRLEIELVVERGRGYVPAPQNKQPGQEIGRIPVDSIYSPVLKVTYAVEATRVEQRTDFDRLVVDVETKPSIAPRDAIASAGSTLVELFGLLRELNVDAEGIEVGPSPAEAADIANFSMPIEDMDLTVRSYNCLKREGVHTVGELVTRSEADLLDIRNFGAKSIDEVKMKLAAMGLALKDSPPGFIPSSVESYDEGYETDAYHGTADYGTDYGQAYDDGSYQETEQL; encoded by the coding sequence ATGCTCATCGCCCAGCGTCCGACGCTGACCGAGGAGACCCTCACCGAGCAGCGCTCCCGGTTCGTCATCGAGCCGCTCGAGCCCGGCTTCGGATACACCCTCGGCAACTCCCTGCGGCGCACGCTCCTGTCCTCGATCCCCGGTGCGGCTGTCACCAGCATCCGGATCGAGGGGACCCTGCACGAGTTCACCACCGTGCCGGGTGTCAAGGAGGACGTCACCGAGATCATCCTCAACCTCAAGGGCCTGGTCGTCAGCTCCGACTCCGACGAGCCGGTGACCATGTACCTGCGCAAGCAGGGCCCCGGCGAGGTCACCGCGGCCGACATCGCGCCGCCCGCGGGCGTCGAGGTGCATAACCCCGAGCTGCACATCGCGACCCTGAACGGCAAGGGCCGCCTGGAGATCGAGCTGGTCGTCGAGCGGGGCCGCGGCTACGTGCCGGCGCCGCAGAACAAGCAGCCCGGTCAGGAGATCGGCCGGATCCCCGTCGACTCCATCTACTCGCCGGTCCTCAAGGTCACCTACGCCGTCGAGGCCACCCGTGTCGAGCAGCGCACCGACTTCGACCGCCTGGTCGTCGACGTCGAGACCAAGCCGTCGATCGCTCCCCGCGACGCGATCGCCAGCGCCGGCTCGACCCTGGTCGAGCTGTTCGGCTTGCTGCGCGAGCTGAACGTCGACGCCGAGGGCATCGAGGTCGGCCCGAGCCCGGCCGAGGCCGCGGACATCGCGAACTTCTCGATGCCGATCGAGGACATGGACCTCACCGTCCGGTCCTACAACTGCCTCAAGCGCGAGGGCGTGCACACCGTCGGTGAGCTCGTCACCCGCTCGGAGGCCGACCTGCTCGACATCCGCAACTTCGGGGCCAAGTCGATCGACGAGGTCAAGATGAAGCTGGCGGCCATGGGTCTCGCGCTCAAGGACAGCCCGCCCGGGTTCATCCCGAGCTCGGTCGAGAGCTACGACGAGGGCTACGAGACCGACGCCTACCACGGCACCGCCGACTACGGCACGGACTACGGCCAGGCGTACGACGACGGGTCCTACCAGGAGACCGAGCAGCTCTGA